One Bos indicus isolate NIAB-ARS_2022 breed Sahiwal x Tharparkar chromosome 22, NIAB-ARS_B.indTharparkar_mat_pri_1.0, whole genome shotgun sequence DNA window includes the following coding sequences:
- the WDR6 gene encoding tRNA (34-2'-O)-methyltransferase regulator WDR6 isoform X2: protein MDAHEDYVWPRATSELILLPVTGLECVGERLLAGEGPDVLVYTLDFGGHLRMMKRVQNLLGHYLIHGFRVRPEPNGDLDSEVMVAAFGSKGLRIVKISWGQGRFRELWRSGLWNMSDWIWDARWLEGNIALALGHNSVVLYDPVVGCSLQDVPCTDRCTLSSACLIGDTWKELTVVAGAVSNQLLVWYPAAALKDDKPVVPDRRVSGHVGVIFSMSYLESKGLLATASEDRSVRIWKVGDLRVPGGRVQNIGHCFGHSARVWQVKLLENYLISAGEDCVCLVWSHEGEILQAFRGHQGRGIRALAAHERQAWVITGGDDSGIRLWHLVGRGHPGSGVFALSFKSHSRPGVLKAVTLAGSWRVLAVTDAGALYLYDLEVKCWEQLLEDKRFQSYCLLEAAPGPEGFGLCALANGEGRVKVVPINTPTAAVDLTLFPGKVHSLSWALRGYEELLLLASGPGGVVACLEISAAPSGKAIFVKERCRYLLPPSKQRWHTCSAFLPPGDFLVCGDRRGSVLLYPSRPDLLKDLGVVSKVGAITSAPGAGSGEGEPSLAEWGPMSTLPSLHGKQGVTSVTCHGGYVYTTGRDGSYYQLFVRGGQLQPVLRQKPCRGMNWVAGVRMVADGNMVILGFHANEFVVWSPRSHEKLHIINCGGGHRSWAFSDTEAAMAFAYLKDGDVMLYRALGGCTRPHVILRESLHGREITCVKRVGSITLGPESGVPSFLQPDHPEPGEPVEPGSEGPGLIDIVITCSEDTTVCVLALPTATGSAHALTAVCNHISSVRAVAVWGVGTPGGPQDPQPGLTAHVVSAGGRAEMHCFTIMVTPDPSPPSRLACHVMHLSSHRLDEYWDRQRHRHRMIKVDPETRYMSLAVCELDRPGLGPLVAAACSDGAVRLFLLQDSGRRLQLLAETSHHKRCVLKVHAFTHEAPNRRRRLFLCSAATDGSLAFWDLTTMLDQDSPALEAAADLGLPFQLGSPCLTVQAHSCGVNSLHTLPTREGHLVASGSEDGSLHVFVLAVEMPELEEAVGGAELLPQLQVLEEYSVPCAHAAHVTGLKILSRSLMVSASIDQRLTFWRLGHGEPTFMNSTVYHVADVADMDCWPVSPEFGHRCALGGQGLEVYNWYD from the exons GTGAGGGGCCAGATGTCCTGGTATACACCTTGGATTTTGGTGGACATCTGCGGATGATGAAGCGAGTGCAGAACCTGCTTGGCCACTATCTTATCCATGGGTTCCGAGTGCGACCAGAACCCAACGGAGACCTTGACTCGGAGGTCATGGTGGCGGCGTTTGGCAGCAAGGGCCTCCGAATTGTGAAAATTAGCTGGGGACAGGGCCGCTTCCGGGAGCTGTGGCGCTCTGGCCTGTGGAACATGTCTGACTGGATCTGGGATGCCCGTTGGCTCGAGGGGAACATTGCCTTGGCCCTGGGCCACAACTCGGTGGTGCTGTATGACCCCGTGGTAGGGTGCAGCCTGCAGGATGTGCCCTGCACGGACAGGTGCACCCTCTCCTCGGCCTGTCTAATCGGAGACACCTGGAAGGAGCTGACCGTAGTGGCTGGCGCTGTTTCCAACCAGCTCCTGGTCTGGTACCCAGCAGCTGCTCTAAAAGACGATAAGCCTGTAGTCCCCGACCGACGGGTCAGTGGGCACGTGGGGGTCATCTTCAGCATGTCTTACCTAGAAAGCAAGGGCTTACTGGCCACAGCTTCTGAGGATCGAAGCGTTCGCATTTGGAAGGTGGGTGACCTGCGGGTTCCCGGGGGCCGGGTCCAGAATATTGGGCACTGCTTTGGGCACAGCGCCCGTGTCTGGCAGGTCAAGCTCCTCGAGAATTACCTTATCAGTGCAGGAGAAGACTGTGTGTGCTTGGTGTGGAGCCATGAAGGCGAAATCCTCCAGGCCTTTCGGGGCCACCAGGGCCGTGGGATCCGTGCCCTAGCAGCCCATGAGAGGCAGGCCTGGGTGATCACTGGGGGTGATGACTCAGGCATCCGGCTGTGGCACCTGGTAGGGCGTGGGCACCCGGGTTCGGGGGTCTTTGCGCTCTCCTTCAAGTCCCACAGCAGACCAGGTGTCCTCAAGGCTGTGACGCTGGCTGGCTCGTGGCGAGTACTGGCTGTGACTGACGCAGGGGCCCTGTACCTCTATGACCTCGAAGTCAAGTGCTGGGAGCAGCTGCTGGAGGACAAGCGCTTTCAGTCCTACTGCCTCCTGGAGGCAGCCCCTGGTCCCGAGGGCTTCGGACTGTGTGCTCTGGCCAACGGGGAAGGGCGTGTCAAGGTTGTACCCATCAACACTCCGACTGCAGCTGTGGACCTGACCCTGTTCCCAGGGAAGGTGCACAGCCTGAGCTGGGCCTTGAGAGGCTACGAGGAGCTTCTGTTGCTAGCATCGGGCCCCGGCGGCGTGGTGGCTTGCCTGGAGATCTCTGCGGCACCCTCTGGCAAGGCCATCTTTGTCAAGGAACGTTGCCGCTACCTCCTGCCTCCAAGCAAGCAGAGGTGGCACACGTGCAGTGCCTTCCTCCCCCCAGGCGACTTCCTGGTGTGTGGGGACCGCCGGGGCTCTGTGTTGCTGTATCCCTCCCGACCAGATCTGCTCAAGGATCTTGGGGTGGTGAGCAAGGTTGGGGCGATCACCTCAGCGCCCGGAGCAGGCAGTGGTGAGGGGGAGCCCTCCTTGGCTGAGTGGGGCCCTATGTCCACCCTCCCTTCTCTGCACGGGAAACAGGGTGTGACCTCAGTCACCTGCCACGGTGGCTACGTGTACACCACAGGGCGTGACGGTTCCTACTACCAGCTCTTTGTGCGAGGCGGGCAGCTCCAGCCAGTGCTAAGGCAAAAGCCCTGTCGGGGGATGAACTGGGTGGCTGGGGTCCGTATGGTGGCCGACGGGAACATGGTCATCCTGGGTTTCCATGCCAATGAGTTCGTGGTGTGGAGCCCCCGCTCGCATGAGAAGCTGCACATCATCAATTGTGGCGGAGGGCACCGCTCCTGGGCCTTCTCTGACACCGAGGCAGCCATGGCCTTCGCCTACCTCAAGGATGGCGACGTGATGCTCTACCGGGCTCTGGGTGGCTGCACGCGGCCACATGTGATTCTCCGGGAAAGCCTGCACGGCCGGGAGATCACTTGTGTAAAGCGTGTGGGCAGCATCACCCTGGGGCCTGAGTCTGGGGTGCCCAGCTTCCTGCAGCCTGACCACCCAGAGCCCGGCGAGCCTGTCGAGCCCGGCAGTGAGGGCCCTGGCCTGATCGACATCGTGATCACGTGCAGTGAGGACACCACCGTCTGTGTCCTGGCGCTCCCCACAGCCACAGGCTCGGCCCATGCGCTTACAGCGGTCTGTAACCACATCTCCTCGGTGCGTGCAGTGGCTGTGTGGGGTGTTGGCACCCCAGGTGGCCCTCAGGATCCTCAGCCAGGCCTGACCGCCCATGTGGTATCTGCGGGGGGCAGGGCTGAGATGCACTGCTTCACAATCATGGTCACCCCAGACCCCAGCCCCCCAAGCCGTCTTGCCTGCCACGTCATGCACCTTTCATCACACCGGCTCGACGAATACTGGGACCGGCAGCGCCACCGGCACCGGATGATCAAGGTGGACCCTGAGACCAG GTACATGTCCCTAGCTGTGTGTGAGCTGGACCGGCCTGGCCTTGGCCCGCTTGTGGCTGCCGCCTGTAGTGATGGGGCAGTGAG GCTCTTTCTCTTGCAGGACTCTGGGCGGCGACTGCAGCTGCTGGCTGAAACCTCCCACCACAAGCGCTGTGTCCTCAAGGTGCACGCCTTCACACATGAGGCACCCAATCGGCGGCG GAGGCTGTTCCTGTGCAGCGCAGCCACCGACGGCAGCTTGGCCTTCTGGGACCTCACCACCATGCTGGACCAAGACTCCCCTGCCCTGGAGGCTGCAGCGGACCTTGGGCTGCCCTTCC agCTGGGCAGCCCCTGCCTGACGGTGCAGGCTCACAGCTGTGGTGTCAACAGCCTGCACACCCTGCCCACCCGTGAGGGCCACCTCGTGGCCAGTGGCAGCGAGGACGGCTCCCTCCACGTCTTTGTGCTTGCCGTGGAGATGCCGGAGTTGGAGGAAGCGGTGGGGGGTGCTGAGCTGCTGCCCCAGCTGCAAGTGCTGGAGGAGTACTCCGTCCCCTGTGCGCACGCTGCCCATGTGACAGGCCTCAAGATCTTAAGCCGCAGCCTCATGGTCTCGGCCTCCATCGACCAACGGCTGACCTTCTGGCGTTTGGGGCATGGTGAACCCACCTTTATGAACAGCACGGTGTACCACGTAGCAGATGTGGCCGACATGGACTGCTGGCCCGTGAGCCCAGAGTTTGGCCACCGTTGTGCTCTGGGGGGCCAGGGTCTTGAGGTCTACAACTGGTACGACTAA
- the WDR6 gene encoding tRNA (34-2'-O)-methyltransferase regulator WDR6 isoform X1, translating to MGRRAVVIGPRRRPPLPLLPVATGAVELQRSSTREGSSRESSAPFLAVAAAAARGTAMDAHEDYVWPRATSELILLPVTGLECVGERLLAGEGPDVLVYTLDFGGHLRMMKRVQNLLGHYLIHGFRVRPEPNGDLDSEVMVAAFGSKGLRIVKISWGQGRFRELWRSGLWNMSDWIWDARWLEGNIALALGHNSVVLYDPVVGCSLQDVPCTDRCTLSSACLIGDTWKELTVVAGAVSNQLLVWYPAAALKDDKPVVPDRRVSGHVGVIFSMSYLESKGLLATASEDRSVRIWKVGDLRVPGGRVQNIGHCFGHSARVWQVKLLENYLISAGEDCVCLVWSHEGEILQAFRGHQGRGIRALAAHERQAWVITGGDDSGIRLWHLVGRGHPGSGVFALSFKSHSRPGVLKAVTLAGSWRVLAVTDAGALYLYDLEVKCWEQLLEDKRFQSYCLLEAAPGPEGFGLCALANGEGRVKVVPINTPTAAVDLTLFPGKVHSLSWALRGYEELLLLASGPGGVVACLEISAAPSGKAIFVKERCRYLLPPSKQRWHTCSAFLPPGDFLVCGDRRGSVLLYPSRPDLLKDLGVVSKVGAITSAPGAGSGEGEPSLAEWGPMSTLPSLHGKQGVTSVTCHGGYVYTTGRDGSYYQLFVRGGQLQPVLRQKPCRGMNWVAGVRMVADGNMVILGFHANEFVVWSPRSHEKLHIINCGGGHRSWAFSDTEAAMAFAYLKDGDVMLYRALGGCTRPHVILRESLHGREITCVKRVGSITLGPESGVPSFLQPDHPEPGEPVEPGSEGPGLIDIVITCSEDTTVCVLALPTATGSAHALTAVCNHISSVRAVAVWGVGTPGGPQDPQPGLTAHVVSAGGRAEMHCFTIMVTPDPSPPSRLACHVMHLSSHRLDEYWDRQRHRHRMIKVDPETRYMSLAVCELDRPGLGPLVAAACSDGAVRLFLLQDSGRRLQLLAETSHHKRCVLKVHAFTHEAPNRRRRLFLCSAATDGSLAFWDLTTMLDQDSPALEAAADLGLPFQLGSPCLTVQAHSCGVNSLHTLPTREGHLVASGSEDGSLHVFVLAVEMPELEEAVGGAELLPQLQVLEEYSVPCAHAAHVTGLKILSRSLMVSASIDQRLTFWRLGHGEPTFMNSTVYHVADVADMDCWPVSPEFGHRCALGGQGLEVYNWYD from the exons GTGAGGGGCCAGATGTCCTGGTATACACCTTGGATTTTGGTGGACATCTGCGGATGATGAAGCGAGTGCAGAACCTGCTTGGCCACTATCTTATCCATGGGTTCCGAGTGCGACCAGAACCCAACGGAGACCTTGACTCGGAGGTCATGGTGGCGGCGTTTGGCAGCAAGGGCCTCCGAATTGTGAAAATTAGCTGGGGACAGGGCCGCTTCCGGGAGCTGTGGCGCTCTGGCCTGTGGAACATGTCTGACTGGATCTGGGATGCCCGTTGGCTCGAGGGGAACATTGCCTTGGCCCTGGGCCACAACTCGGTGGTGCTGTATGACCCCGTGGTAGGGTGCAGCCTGCAGGATGTGCCCTGCACGGACAGGTGCACCCTCTCCTCGGCCTGTCTAATCGGAGACACCTGGAAGGAGCTGACCGTAGTGGCTGGCGCTGTTTCCAACCAGCTCCTGGTCTGGTACCCAGCAGCTGCTCTAAAAGACGATAAGCCTGTAGTCCCCGACCGACGGGTCAGTGGGCACGTGGGGGTCATCTTCAGCATGTCTTACCTAGAAAGCAAGGGCTTACTGGCCACAGCTTCTGAGGATCGAAGCGTTCGCATTTGGAAGGTGGGTGACCTGCGGGTTCCCGGGGGCCGGGTCCAGAATATTGGGCACTGCTTTGGGCACAGCGCCCGTGTCTGGCAGGTCAAGCTCCTCGAGAATTACCTTATCAGTGCAGGAGAAGACTGTGTGTGCTTGGTGTGGAGCCATGAAGGCGAAATCCTCCAGGCCTTTCGGGGCCACCAGGGCCGTGGGATCCGTGCCCTAGCAGCCCATGAGAGGCAGGCCTGGGTGATCACTGGGGGTGATGACTCAGGCATCCGGCTGTGGCACCTGGTAGGGCGTGGGCACCCGGGTTCGGGGGTCTTTGCGCTCTCCTTCAAGTCCCACAGCAGACCAGGTGTCCTCAAGGCTGTGACGCTGGCTGGCTCGTGGCGAGTACTGGCTGTGACTGACGCAGGGGCCCTGTACCTCTATGACCTCGAAGTCAAGTGCTGGGAGCAGCTGCTGGAGGACAAGCGCTTTCAGTCCTACTGCCTCCTGGAGGCAGCCCCTGGTCCCGAGGGCTTCGGACTGTGTGCTCTGGCCAACGGGGAAGGGCGTGTCAAGGTTGTACCCATCAACACTCCGACTGCAGCTGTGGACCTGACCCTGTTCCCAGGGAAGGTGCACAGCCTGAGCTGGGCCTTGAGAGGCTACGAGGAGCTTCTGTTGCTAGCATCGGGCCCCGGCGGCGTGGTGGCTTGCCTGGAGATCTCTGCGGCACCCTCTGGCAAGGCCATCTTTGTCAAGGAACGTTGCCGCTACCTCCTGCCTCCAAGCAAGCAGAGGTGGCACACGTGCAGTGCCTTCCTCCCCCCAGGCGACTTCCTGGTGTGTGGGGACCGCCGGGGCTCTGTGTTGCTGTATCCCTCCCGACCAGATCTGCTCAAGGATCTTGGGGTGGTGAGCAAGGTTGGGGCGATCACCTCAGCGCCCGGAGCAGGCAGTGGTGAGGGGGAGCCCTCCTTGGCTGAGTGGGGCCCTATGTCCACCCTCCCTTCTCTGCACGGGAAACAGGGTGTGACCTCAGTCACCTGCCACGGTGGCTACGTGTACACCACAGGGCGTGACGGTTCCTACTACCAGCTCTTTGTGCGAGGCGGGCAGCTCCAGCCAGTGCTAAGGCAAAAGCCCTGTCGGGGGATGAACTGGGTGGCTGGGGTCCGTATGGTGGCCGACGGGAACATGGTCATCCTGGGTTTCCATGCCAATGAGTTCGTGGTGTGGAGCCCCCGCTCGCATGAGAAGCTGCACATCATCAATTGTGGCGGAGGGCACCGCTCCTGGGCCTTCTCTGACACCGAGGCAGCCATGGCCTTCGCCTACCTCAAGGATGGCGACGTGATGCTCTACCGGGCTCTGGGTGGCTGCACGCGGCCACATGTGATTCTCCGGGAAAGCCTGCACGGCCGGGAGATCACTTGTGTAAAGCGTGTGGGCAGCATCACCCTGGGGCCTGAGTCTGGGGTGCCCAGCTTCCTGCAGCCTGACCACCCAGAGCCCGGCGAGCCTGTCGAGCCCGGCAGTGAGGGCCCTGGCCTGATCGACATCGTGATCACGTGCAGTGAGGACACCACCGTCTGTGTCCTGGCGCTCCCCACAGCCACAGGCTCGGCCCATGCGCTTACAGCGGTCTGTAACCACATCTCCTCGGTGCGTGCAGTGGCTGTGTGGGGTGTTGGCACCCCAGGTGGCCCTCAGGATCCTCAGCCAGGCCTGACCGCCCATGTGGTATCTGCGGGGGGCAGGGCTGAGATGCACTGCTTCACAATCATGGTCACCCCAGACCCCAGCCCCCCAAGCCGTCTTGCCTGCCACGTCATGCACCTTTCATCACACCGGCTCGACGAATACTGGGACCGGCAGCGCCACCGGCACCGGATGATCAAGGTGGACCCTGAGACCAG GTACATGTCCCTAGCTGTGTGTGAGCTGGACCGGCCTGGCCTTGGCCCGCTTGTGGCTGCCGCCTGTAGTGATGGGGCAGTGAG GCTCTTTCTCTTGCAGGACTCTGGGCGGCGACTGCAGCTGCTGGCTGAAACCTCCCACCACAAGCGCTGTGTCCTCAAGGTGCACGCCTTCACACATGAGGCACCCAATCGGCGGCG GAGGCTGTTCCTGTGCAGCGCAGCCACCGACGGCAGCTTGGCCTTCTGGGACCTCACCACCATGCTGGACCAAGACTCCCCTGCCCTGGAGGCTGCAGCGGACCTTGGGCTGCCCTTCC agCTGGGCAGCCCCTGCCTGACGGTGCAGGCTCACAGCTGTGGTGTCAACAGCCTGCACACCCTGCCCACCCGTGAGGGCCACCTCGTGGCCAGTGGCAGCGAGGACGGCTCCCTCCACGTCTTTGTGCTTGCCGTGGAGATGCCGGAGTTGGAGGAAGCGGTGGGGGGTGCTGAGCTGCTGCCCCAGCTGCAAGTGCTGGAGGAGTACTCCGTCCCCTGTGCGCACGCTGCCCATGTGACAGGCCTCAAGATCTTAAGCCGCAGCCTCATGGTCTCGGCCTCCATCGACCAACGGCTGACCTTCTGGCGTTTGGGGCATGGTGAACCCACCTTTATGAACAGCACGGTGTACCACGTAGCAGATGTGGCCGACATGGACTGCTGGCCCGTGAGCCCAGAGTTTGGCCACCGTTGTGCTCTGGGGGGCCAGGGTCTTGAGGTCTACAACTGGTACGACTAA